In Amyelois transitella isolate CPQ chromosome 28, ilAmyTran1.1, whole genome shotgun sequence, the following are encoded in one genomic region:
- the LOC106142744 gene encoding zinc finger protein 239 isoform X2, translating to MDRADGQCGSLTSTADLPLPVKIEIELEPDVDAYIKNEPYDSQQSPTESFMNIHDVKFEADEEDPLRVVKGETDYKEGDEGTEDAASDDSSGAETLTPAEEIETKRKKRDFRVKSSSQSGQGPYQCDVCQKSFMRTDSLSLHYRIHTGEKPYGCDMCHLRFRIKNHLTIHRRIHTGEKPFECAVCHIRFGQMSNLTVHLRTHTGEKPYKCDICQRRFVEKSALNVHLRIHTGEKPYECDLCHSKFIQNSNLVTHRRTHTGERPYQCDVCEKRFINKSYLSKHQRLHTGEKPFECDVCHSKFSRKSNLVNHRRTHGEEKPHKCEVCQRRFYYSSSLKRHSLRDHKKLGKKQK from the exons ATGGACCGTGCTGATGGTCAGTGCGGATCTCTGACCAGCACGGCGGATCTTCCACTGCCTGTTAAAATAGAGATTGAGTTAGAACCGGATGTGGatgcttatataaaaaatgaaccATATG ACTCTCAACAGTCCCCGACCGAGTCTTTCATGAACATCCATGATGTGAAATTCGAAGCTGACGAAGAGGACCCCCTGAGAGTGGTGAAGGGAGAGACAGATTATAAAGAGGGGGACGAAGGGACAGAAG ATGCCGCTTCAGATGACTCATCCGGCGCTGAAACACTGACACCAGCCGAAGAAATCGAAACCAAACGAAAAAAGCGCGATTTTCGAGTCAAGTCATCGAGCCAGAGTGGTCAGGGGCCGTACCAATGCGACGTTTGTCAGAAAAGTTTTATGAGAACCGACAGCTTGAGCCTTCATTACAGGATCCACACGGGCGAGAAACCATACGGATGTGACATGTGCCATTTGAGATTCAGAATCAAGAATCATCTGACGATCCACCGCAGAATTCACACAGGTGAGAAACCGTTCGAATGTGCCGTCTGTCACATTCGATTCGGTCAGATGAGCAACTTGACAGTACACTTGAGAACTCACACCGGCGAGAAACCTTACAAATGTGATATATGTCAACGCAGGTTCGTCGAGAAGAGCGCACTGAACGTTCATCTGCGCATCCACACGGGTGAGAAACCCTACGAATGTGATTTGTGTCACAGTAAGTTCATACAGAACAGCAATCTTGTGACGCACCGCAGAACGCACACGGGCGAGAGGCCTTATCAATGCGACGTGTGTGAGAaacgttttataaataagagtTATTTGTCGAAGCATCAGAGACTTCATACTGGTGAGAAACCGTTCGAATGTGATGTGTGTCATAGCAAGTTCAGTCGGAAGAGCAATCTGGTGAACCACAGGAGGACCCACGGCGAGGAAAAGCCGCACAAGTGCGAGGTGTGTCAACGTCGCTTCTATTACAGTTCGTCTTTGAAGCGGCATTCGCTTCGTGATCACAAAAAGCTGGGTAAAAAGCAAAAGTAG
- the LOC106142732 gene encoding zinc finger protein 420 translates to MRRVRDGQCGSLYSTRAVPAAVEVKTELKSDDDDIENEKPNGLQPSDLNNTHDIKLEIIEIYHRSMMQSKKQKSKNAKGGTLLKTVKREPAEDISTKMKLKQCETSTRQGRHQCRICLSWFTDKRALITHLETHFYEKALPRDFCQQQLKDEFRVTAHSDVKFQCDICHKIFSHEDYLKRHLLRHNKNIFFECNECQRRFAYKGSLKIHLRTHTGEKSIECEICHKTFRYSSGLRFHVNTHTGAKPFTCDYCNKSFGDKGCLKVHIETHLTKEKLHECNICHKSFEFKRGLSTHLKTHTVEKPYQCNICLKRFGLKVYLKAHILNHSHEYRYKCNICQSSFKEKAKLKIHVRTHTGEKPYECDFCHNRFRRRGHLVQHLRTHTGEKPYKCDVCHKRFSNLYLHMRTHTAEKPYQCHVCEKRFTQPAHLNSHVKIHNAEKSYECNVCHRRFRFKGTLNIHLRTHSGEKPYECDICQRHFICSSSLQYHLSTHGEKPHGCDICHVRFRAKISLVRHLECHASEVIMNSIMDRDEDQCGSPLNSETLLLSVVKIKIELDDEADADSGDQNEELNESPSFMNIHDVKFETCDNDNQNLLKRETSVDTKKEVTEDATSADTAGIEGSTTDRRQRESRRESITRSGQGPHQCDVCQERFAQRRNLTLHYRKHNDDKPRICETCHTRFVDNSFKGKPKETHIGEKKYKCDMCQCQFIDTNGVSDYRSSHTGVKPYKCDVCQKKFRQKSSLTVHRRIHTGERLYECNTCGSKFNKKDTLIKHSRSHTGEKPYKCELCDKSFSRKYGLSVHSRIHTGEKPVECPFCDSTFREKKCLAVHLKTHTGERPYKCDVCHRKFIEKSTLIKHVRTHTGEKPFQCDICSSKFRQKSVLTAHRRTHTGEKPYECDECHSTFRRRIFLINHRRTHASEKPYECDVCQRQFYHKTSLLRHARRHRKQIKNE, encoded by the exons ATGCGCCGAGTCCGAGATGGTCAGTGTGGATCTCTGTACAGCACTAGGGCTGTGCCGGCCGCTGTTGAGGTCAAGACAGAGCTAAAGtcagatgatgatgatattgaAAACGAGAAACCAAATG GACTGCAGCCATCAGATCTCAACAACACGCATGatattaaattagaaataattgaaatttatcatAGAAGCATGATGCaaagtaaaaaacaaaagagtaAGAATGCAAAAG GTGGCACTTTATTGAAAACTGTTAAACGGGAACCAGCTGAAGATATTTCAACTAAAATGAAGCTAAAGCAATGTGAAACTTCAACGAGACAGGGGCGGCACCAATGTCGTATATGTCTATCTTGGTTCACTGACAAAAGGGCATTAATAACTCATTTAGaaacacatttttatgaaaaagcaTTACCGCGTGATTTTTGTCAGCAACAATTGAAGGATGAGTTCCGAGTGACAGCACATTCTGACGTGAAATTTCAGTGTGATATttgtcacaaaatattttcacatgaAGACTATTTAAAACGACATTTACTGaggcataataaaaatattttttttgagtgTAACGAGTGTCAACGACGATTTGCCTATAAGGGTTCATTGAAAATTCATTTGAGGACGCATACCGGCGAGAAGTCTATTGAATGTGAGATTTGTCACAAAACATTCAGATATAGTTCAGGTTTAAGATTTCACGTTAACACTCATACCGGTGCGAAACCTTTTACATGCGATTATTGTAATAAGAGTTTTGGTGATAAGGGATGCTTAAAAGTTCATATAGAGACGCATTTGACAAAAGAGAAATTACACGAATGTAATATTTGTCACAAGTCGTTTGAGTTCAAAAGAGGTTTAAGTACTCATTTGAAGACACACACGGTAGAAAAACCGTACCaatgtaatatttgtttaaagcGGTTCGGTTtgaaagtatatttaaaagcaCATATTTTGAACCACTCTCATGAGTATCGTTATAAATGCAACATATGTCAAAGTTCTTTCAAAGAGAaagctaaattaaaaattcatgttAGAACTCACACTGGCGAGAAACCGTACGAGTGTGATTTTTGTCACAATAGGTTTAGGCGTAGGGGTCACTTGGTGCAACATTTGAGAACGCATACAGGCGAGAAACCTTATAAATGTGACGTTTGTCACAAgagattttcaaatttatacttGCACATGCGCACGCACACAGCCGAAAAGCCTTATCAATGTCACGTGTGCGAGAAACGGTTCACACAACCCGCGCATTTGAATTCACACGTGAAAATACACAATGCGGAGAAATCATACGAGTGTAATGTCTGTCATCGTCGTTTCAGATTTAAGGGTACATTGAACATACATTTAAGAACACATTCGGGCGAGAAGCCATACGAATGTGATATTTGTCAGCGGCATTTTATCTGTAGTTCATCTCTGCAATATCACTTAAGTACTCATGGCGAGAAACCGCACGGGTGTGACATTTGTCACGTGCGATTCAGAGCTAAGATTTCTTTGGTAAGACATCTTGAATGTCACGCTAGTGAAGTAATAATG AATTCCATAATGGATCGTGACGAAGATCAGTGTGGTTCTCCGCTGAACTCTGAGACTCTACTGCTATCTGTTGTTAAGATCAAGATAGAACTAGATGATGAAGCAGATGCTGACTCGGGTGATCAAAATGAGGAATTAAATG aGTCACCATCCTTCATGAATATACATGATGTGAAATTTGAAACATGTGATAACGACAATCAGAATCTATTGAAACGTGAAACGAGCGTGGACACTAAGAAAGAGGTCACAGAAG ATGCTACTTCAGCTGACACAGCGGGAATTGAAGGAAGTACAACCGACAGAAGACAGCGAGAGTCCCGACGAGAGTCAATAACACGGAGTGGTCAGGGACCACACCAATGTGACGTTTGTCAAGAACGCTTTGCTCAACGCCGTAATTTGACACTACATTATAGGAAACACAATGACGACAAACCTCGCATATGTGAAACGTGTCATACAAGATTTGTTGATAATAGTTTTAAAGGAAAACCTAAGGAAACTCATAttggtgaaaaaaaatacaaatgtgaCATGTGTCAATGTCAATTTATTGACACTAATGGCGTCTCTGACTACCGAAGTTCTCACACTGGTGTAAAGCCGTATAAATGCGATGTgtgccaaaaaaaattcagacagaaaagtagtttaaCAGTTCATCGCAGAATTCACACTGGTGAAAGACTCTACGAATGTAATACGTGCGGCAGTAAATTCAACAAAAAGGATACGTTAATTAAACACAGTAGATCTCACACCGGCGAGAAGCCTTACAAATGTGAATTGTGTGACAAAAGTTTTTCCAGAAAATATGGATTATCGGTTCACAGTAGAATTCACACTGGCGAAAAACCTGTCGAGTGTCCATTTTGCGATAGCACATTTCGTGAGAAGAAATGTTTAGCTGTCCATCTCAAAACTCATACCGGCGAAAGGCCTTATAAATGCGACGTGTGCCATCGGAAATTCATTGAGAAAAGCACGTTAATAAAACACGTTAGAACTCATACCGGCGAAAAACCATTTCAATGTGATATATGTAGTAGTAAGTTTCGACAGAAGAGCGTGTTGACAGCTCACCGTAGAACCCACACGGGTGAGAAGCCTTACGAATGTGACGAGTGTCATAGCACGTTTAGACGGAGGATATTCTTAATAAATCATCGTAGGACTCACGCCAGCGAGAAACCTTAcgaatgtgacgtgtgtcaacgtcaattttatcataaaacgtCTTTGCTGCGTCACGCTCGCCGTCacagaaaacaaataaaaaatgagtaa
- the LOC106142744 gene encoding zinc finger protein 391 isoform X1, producing MDLAGGHCGSLPGSVGLPSPRVKIEVEVEPDVNSYIKNEDDDCSQPPHGPFTFYHDVKLEPSDEDPDLREAPPPLPFRAEGICDAMDRADGQCGSLTSTADLPLPVKIEIELEPDVDAYIKNEPYDSQQSPTESFMNIHDVKFEADEEDPLRVVKGETDYKEGDEGTEDAASDDSSGAETLTPAEEIETKRKKRDFRVKSSSQSGQGPYQCDVCQKSFMRTDSLSLHYRIHTGEKPYGCDMCHLRFRIKNHLTIHRRIHTGEKPFECAVCHIRFGQMSNLTVHLRTHTGEKPYKCDICQRRFVEKSALNVHLRIHTGEKPYECDLCHSKFIQNSNLVTHRRTHTGERPYQCDVCEKRFINKSYLSKHQRLHTGEKPFECDVCHSKFSRKSNLVNHRRTHGEEKPHKCEVCQRRFYYSSSLKRHSLRDHKKLGKKQK from the exons ATGGACCTGGCTGGTGGTCATTGTGGATCTCTGCCCGGCTCTGTGGGTCTTCCATCACCTCGAGTGAAGATTGAAGTTGAGGTAGAACCAGATGTCAACTCGTACATTAAAAATGAGGATGACG ATTGTTCGCAGCCACCACACGGGCCATTCACGTTTTATCACGACGTGAAATTGGAACCTAGCGACGAGGACCCGGACCTCAGAGAGGCGCCCCCTCCCCTCCCTTTCAGAGCAGAAG GAATCTGTGACGCGATGGACCGTGCTGATGGTCAGTGCGGATCTCTGACCAGCACGGCGGATCTTCCACTGCCTGTTAAAATAGAGATTGAGTTAGAACCGGATGTGGatgcttatataaaaaatgaaccATATG ACTCTCAACAGTCCCCGACCGAGTCTTTCATGAACATCCATGATGTGAAATTCGAAGCTGACGAAGAGGACCCCCTGAGAGTGGTGAAGGGAGAGACAGATTATAAAGAGGGGGACGAAGGGACAGAAG ATGCCGCTTCAGATGACTCATCCGGCGCTGAAACACTGACACCAGCCGAAGAAATCGAAACCAAACGAAAAAAGCGCGATTTTCGAGTCAAGTCATCGAGCCAGAGTGGTCAGGGGCCGTACCAATGCGACGTTTGTCAGAAAAGTTTTATGAGAACCGACAGCTTGAGCCTTCATTACAGGATCCACACGGGCGAGAAACCATACGGATGTGACATGTGCCATTTGAGATTCAGAATCAAGAATCATCTGACGATCCACCGCAGAATTCACACAGGTGAGAAACCGTTCGAATGTGCCGTCTGTCACATTCGATTCGGTCAGATGAGCAACTTGACAGTACACTTGAGAACTCACACCGGCGAGAAACCTTACAAATGTGATATATGTCAACGCAGGTTCGTCGAGAAGAGCGCACTGAACGTTCATCTGCGCATCCACACGGGTGAGAAACCCTACGAATGTGATTTGTGTCACAGTAAGTTCATACAGAACAGCAATCTTGTGACGCACCGCAGAACGCACACGGGCGAGAGGCCTTATCAATGCGACGTGTGTGAGAaacgttttataaataagagtTATTTGTCGAAGCATCAGAGACTTCATACTGGTGAGAAACCGTTCGAATGTGATGTGTGTCATAGCAAGTTCAGTCGGAAGAGCAATCTGGTGAACCACAGGAGGACCCACGGCGAGGAAAAGCCGCACAAGTGCGAGGTGTGTCAACGTCGCTTCTATTACAGTTCGTCTTTGAAGCGGCATTCGCTTCGTGATCACAAAAAGCTGGGTAAAAAGCAAAAGTAG